The Lycium barbarum isolate Lr01 chromosome 4, ASM1917538v2, whole genome shotgun sequence nucleotide sequence gcatactattcagaccctcgaatatatgttaagagcatgtgtgttagactttggaggaagttgggatgatcatttgccacttactgagtttgcatacaacaatagttatcattcagTATTTAGATGGCCTCGTATgaagtataaacctctcgtattggatgaattattattaaatcaaatatttatatttgtacattcaaatataataaaacacttaaatcaaaaccctataaatagacaagtttcaaaacttacttcggggcactttagaacccctaaaacggcgatccaaacgtttaggtggacttgatgtaatgagccgacattattgtacgcaaaaaaagatattaagttttatataaaatattgatattttggggttttgaaacatgactaatctttgcccaaagtatggaaaaatgtgatttgaaaggtaacacaaaaaaaaaaaaaaaaaaaaaaaaaaaaaaaaaaaacgctgctacttcacgcacgaatttagtgcgtgaaaggctCAAAGTGcaattttgcagtttggtcctttcacgcacgcaATTCGTTTCGTGAAACTTATTAATGTGCTTTTTTTTTCTGTATTAGTTtgattcaatttttctttttttgtactacttaagtcgcggatacGTCGTAACAAGAAACCAATTAGTCTATATTTCTCGTGGGATAATATATTTGAGCTAAATCCACTATAAttttggacggagggagtaacctTTTTTCTCTCATAGGAATCTTTGAACACGTTTGTCTACATTCGAGTACGTTTTCTTGTACATAattcaagatattttcttaaacattTTACCACCTAGCATTGCTTAATGTCCGTCTTATTCAACTGGCACACTTTCTCAAGAAGCTCCATTATTTTTTATGATATATTTGGTCTTATGGGTGCCTTAAAAGGGTGAAATAATAAGTCATTAGAGAAGGAAAATATTGCCTGCTGGTGGTCAGTTGGAGATCAAGTAGGATCACATGACAATAATGACTGATTTTAACCAAAAAATCGATGCtaaattaaatattatttattgCAAGATGTAATATTGCAGATTAGGTTGAAAAGCAATTTAATATTTACAATTACTAATATTTAAATAATCTTCAAAATCTAActtatttaaataatatttcaaaatcTATGGCAGGTCAGGTTGAAAAGCAATTCAATATACTCCTATAATAATATTTCTTCGAGGTAACGTacaaaatattactccctctgttttaatttatatgaacctatttccttttaattcgtgccaaaatgaatgacttcTTTTCTAAtgtggaaacaaattcactttacgaaatgatttacaaccacacaaatattcaagacttattttgaaccataaatttcaaaagtcttcactctttcttaaatattGTATCCAGTCAAATGGAtttacataaattaaaacggagagaGTATATCGCAAATCAAGTTGAAAAGcagtttaatatatatatggatattttCTTGCACGTTACCTCGAACAAATCAAGAAAATAGAATTTGTCAGAGAACaacaaataaaataagaaaaatagagGGAAAAAAAAGAATCAAGAAGCAAATAATACTTCTTGAAAGTAGGAGAAAGGGTCAAATATGCCCTTGAACGGTATGGAACACATTTGCTCTCCGTTAAAGTCGAATATGCCCTCATCGTTATTAGTTGAGATTAAATTTGCCTCTGAACTATGAGATATGGAACAAATTTGCCCTGATTTTTTAACGCTGGAAGTTTAGCACCCGGTGATGCCACGTGTCACATAATTAaggtttaatttttttaaaaggagGGTAAATTTGAACTTTTCTCACAGTTCAACGGCAAATTTGACCCCGTGTTCAAGGGAAAATTTGACCCTTCCCCTAATTTTGAGTTTTTATTTGTTTGTTCCTCCTTTCTCTTCCACCACTACCTCTACTACCGATCACCATTTCTTTCCTTCTGCCTTGTTTCTCCCCACcccattatcatcatcacctcCACCACCATCTTCTCTTcccttttcctttctctttctctttccccgTCACTCCACCATTCAAATGTGTTTAAATGACAAGAACAATGCAAGATAAAATATTATTCTAATGTAGGCGTATAGCCACATATAGGTCAAAGGAGGAAGATAGTGAAGTTTTCAGgtaaatcctactggggtaggtcgtgattttttactatcccttgagcaaagagttttccacgtaaaacaACTTCTATAGTTTAATTTCCGCACTTGACTTTCTGTTTGTGTCTAGGTTCTTTAACTCTCTAAAATCGAGCAAGACACAATTTATGCCCTCTTGCGTCTAACTTGCATTGTTAGAATAACATATACCTTAAAAATCAAATTCAGAAAAGGTATGCTGCTGCTTAATTGTTAGGTTAGGTAGTTTTAGTACCCACTCATCAAAATTAACCTTAAAAAATCAAATTCAGAATAACATGTGCTGTTGCTTAATTATATGCCCAAACTTTGGATCAATATAAATTTACACTTTCACTTCTGATAACGACGACAAGAAGAACTTGACTGGGAATCTTATTATCTTTCTTATACACATTCCAACATAGAGAACTTCATAAACCATGTCAGAAGCCCCCAACTTCCGGGCAACTGAAAGGTACTATTcagtaatttttattttatttttatttatttcttcatTATCTAATGAGCCAAGCTTATTGTCTTTTCCCTCATGAGtagtttttattttaattttcttaagctacttttggatgcaatcattgttttaaaaggcaatgtcaggactcgccccgaggctcgcctcggggcagggcagtggcaaaacacCCTAGGGCTAACTTGCGGGACTTAGTtcgaggcttacgccctaagcgtccaaccgtacgccctaaacacgcctaacgcccaacgtcCAGGGCTcacctaacagttcttacacaaattatattttaaattccttaattaaaatcattcaccctcataattgtttaacaaaataatgatacttaatagtttttcatctatagaaatagaagattgggtgtaactcatataagaagtcgtagtattggatatttactatttgagaacgtcgtgagggtgaatatcacttaatttttttaaaaaaaacacatagcggaattgtacattttcacttgtcattggtcataagtcctatgtatcagaattatcatgtaattttattctttgttcatgaagaagttatgttttaattgtaatattgataaattttattgattatttgcttatagggagataaaatgaatagtatgatagtaatagtgttttaagaaactgtatttttttccgtgtttgaaagttaaaatgttagaattgttttgcatttcataatagcttttatttcattgtattgtttatacttgtaaaattatgttatatataattacaagttataagcggtgtataatgtattgctttgatcatttttctgtgaggatcaagcgcgcgcgcgctcacacacatgcatacatacatacatacatatatatatatatatatatatatatatatatatatatatatatatatatatatatatatatttcatttatttacagttttcatttattttttttatgtaattttacctatttaaaaatatttattgtaattatatcattttaagaaattttaaaaattaaatacccatggggcttacgcctcgtcgagacgtatgtaaaacgccccgccttacgcccccgccttttaaaacactggatgCAATTAAAGAGTAAGCTGGTCATTAACTTTCTTATGGTTTCAATGATTAATTTGTTATCAGGATTGCAGTTGTGACTGGAGGGAATAGAGGAATTGGACTAGAAATATGTCGACAACTAGCCTCAAAGGGTGTTGTGGTGATACTAACAGCTAGAGATGAGAATAAAGGGGCAGAAGCTATTGATACACTAATGGATTCTGGCCTCTCTAATTATTATGTTAACTTTCATCAGCTTAATATAACTGACCCTTCAAGTATTGCACTATTCAAAGATTTCGTCAAGGCCAGGTTTGGCAAGCTTGATATCTTGGTATTTCCATTGACCATTGTCAGTACTCCTCTTGATATATATTTCTTTTtgcattttcatataattttacgGGGTATCTGTTATCTTCTACGGGGCAGGTGTTGGATAACTTTATCTGTCAAAACTTGGACAATGATCAATTGGGATtaaacctgagacctcatgattTCCAGTCACTTCATTAATTAATATGTCACACCCTTGGGTGctaaaataatttaaattagCATGTTTAAGATGAGAAGTTTCAAAAAGTTTATAGTCATGCAAATGTATTAGCGCGGAAACgataaaaacacagtaattaacTTGGTTCGGATCGATGCGATCCTAGTCCACGGAGAATGGCCggcacttttattaatatcaaaGGAGAAAATAAGTTAgaagattgaatactcttaggttctatgCTCTGTCTtacttaataaatcctagctagcatgtatttatactactaggtaTAATGctttcctagaaaggatctaaatcccaGTAACACTCGAAAACtaacaaagaaaaaaagtttccttttatttctttcctcttttgagtaggaattggcttaaatatcttctcaacttcacaatctccaccttgagatgaatttcgAGCTTCCATATGAACGTCATTCAATCCAATGTCTCTAAGCCTACGTGAGCTAACTCCGTGTAGGAAACAAGAGACACTAACCGAAACCTTGTACATACTACTAGTTCTACCTTGCCCTGCCGTTCTCTATCCTGACGCATCAGTTGATGCGAATTCTTGCCAAATTCATACAATGACTGAACTTGACAAGAGGAACCACCTTAGTCAACATATCTGTTGTACTGTCCTTTGTATCAACCTTCAAGACCTTAACTGTGCCTTGTTCAACAACATCACGAATAAAATGGAATCTGATATCAATATGTTTGGTGCGATCATGAAATCTCTgatttttttatcaagtgaatagCACTCTGGCTATCATATTTTAGAGTTGGCTCATATTGAACCCTAGTCAATTCTGACACCAAACCTTTCAACCATATAGCCTCCTTTACTACTTCTGCTGCTACCATATATTCAGCTTCTGTTGTGGACAAAACAACTATAGACTGGAGAGTTGCCTTCCAACTTATGGCACTACCTACAAGAGTAAAGATGTAGCCCGTTGTTGATCTCTTTCTATCaagatcacctgcaaaatcaaaatccACATAACCAAGGACCGAGAAGCCTTCATTTCTCATCCAACAAAAAGTTAGACCAATATTCTAAGAACCTTTAAGAAATCTCGATATCCAATTAATTGTTTCCCAATGTGTCTTACCCGGATTAGATATGAATCGACTTACCACACTCACTGCTTGAGCAATATCAGGCCGAGTGCAAACCATAACATACATAATGCTATGCACTAGAATAAGGAACTTTTGACATGTACTCCACCTCTTCCTTTGATTGTGGTGCCATCAAAGAAGAGAGTCTGAAATGTTATGCTAACAGTAAAGTAACgggtttacatttattcatgTCAAACCTCTAAACTACCTTCTCAATATACTTTTTCTGTGAGAGATGTGCCTCACTGTTCTTCATGTGAATCTCCATTCCAAGGATTTTCTTAGCTTCACCTAAATCTTTCATGTCAAACTCCTTACTTAGCAGTTTCTTCAAATCATTTATCCTTGTCATACTATTAGCAGCAAtaagcatatcatcaacatataacagtaaataaatatttgaattacCAGATACCGTCATGTGATACATATAGCTATCAAATGCACTTCTTGAGAAACCTTTGGTAATCATGAACGCATCAAATCTCTTGTACCACTGTCGTGGTGACTGTTTCAAACCATATAAAGATTTCTTCAATTGACAAACCTGGTCTTCTTTTCCTTTAATAAGGAAACCCTCGGGCTGATTCATGAAGATCACCTCTTCAAGTTCACCATGTAAGAATGCAATCTTGACATCAAGTTGATGATGCTTCAAGTCATAATGGGCAACCAAAGCTAGCAACAAACGAATTGAGCTATGCTTCATGATTGGTGAGAAAATCTCATTTTATTCGATTCCCTCCTTCTAACAAAATCCCTTAGCAATCAAACTCTCTTTGTATCTATCATCTTCTATAACCGGAATGCCATCCTTTTTTctgaagacccatttgcaaccaacaGTTGTCTTTCCCTTTGGTAGACTCACCAAATCCCATGTCTGGTTCTTGTGCAGAGACTCCATCTCTTCGGTCATGGCTAAACGCCATTGATCAGCTTCACCACACATAGTAGCTTTTGTATAGCTTGAGGTTCCAGATCTTTTATTTCCTCCTCAGCAGTAGCTAATGCATAGGCCACAAGATTAGCTTGCAAAGGCTGAGGGTAATATTTTGGATTAGGCTTCGGAGTTCGTTTGTCCCTTCTAGTAGCTATACTGTATGGTTCACCTTCAAGTACTACTGTGTGAGCTTTTTCATTATCTGACTCCACCTGAGTCACTTGATCCTCCTGCTTGGTAAGTTACACATTTTCCTCCACTGTTTCTGTTGTAAGAACTTTTTGTCCTGTAAACTCAATAGAAGTCTTTACAGGATCTAGCATAGAGGCCTCATCTAAAGTAACATCTCTACTTATTACAAACATAAGAGGATCTAAACTTCatattctatatccttttaccccTTCAACATATCCTATAAATAAACCTTTTCGAGCTCTAGGTTCTAGTTTTTTATCACTTACATGATAATACGTGGGACATCCGAAGATTCTTAAGTATGAGTAATCAGACAGTTTACCTAACCATACCCCATTTGGAGTTTTGCAGTCAATCACCGACGCTGGAGAACGGTTAATAACATAACAAGCAGTATTTACTGCTTCCGCCCAGAACTCCTTAGGCACCTTGGCATTAGAGAGCATACATCATGCTTTCTCAAGAAGAGTGCGGTTCATCCTTTCAACTACTCCATACTGTTGTGATGTATACCTAACAGTTCTATGTCTCAATATACCTTGAATCTTGCAGAAATTGTCAAACTCTTCATTGCAAAACTCCAAGCCATTATCTGTTCGAAGACACTTAATCTTTCTATCACACTGAttttcaattaatgtcttccagTTTTTGAAATTCTCAAAGACATCACTTTTACCCTTTAAGAAGTATACCCAAACCTTACGAGAAAAATCATCAATGGAAGTAAGAAGATACCTCTTTCCACCCTTAGATGAAACCTGAGATGGACCCTATAAATCCAAATGAATATAGTCAAGTACCCCTTCGGTTTTGTGCTTGCCCGTGCTAAAGCTGACCCGTTTCTGCTTTACAAGGACATAATGCTTACAAAAATCAAGTGTATTAATCTTCTCACCTTTCAAAAGGTTTCGTTTGCTCAAAATTGCCAACCCCCTTTCGCTTATGTGACCTAAACTCATATGCCACATCTTAGCCTTGTCATCATCTGATAACTGTGAGGTTGCAGCATTCGCAGTAACTAGAATGGTGCTGCCCATAAGTACAAAAAGACCACCCTCCAATTTGGCCTTAACATGACCAGAGAACCCTTAGTCACCTTGCAGATTCCACCTTCACCCGCATTCTTATATTCGAGCTTATCAAGGGTACTAAAGGAGATcagattctttttcatatcaggaACATGTCGAACATTAGACAATGTTCTTATGATGCCATCATGACACCGTATACGGGCTGAACCAATGCCTGCTATTTCACATATTGCGTCGTTACCCATAAGTACAGTCTCACTCGTCTGCTCGTAGCTAGTAAACCAATCTTTTCTGAAGCATATGTGAAAGGTACAAGCTGAATCTAAAATCCACTTGTGTGTCTGAATGTCATCTGTTGAAACAGTTATCAAATAATCTTCTCCAGATGTCTGAGCTACCTGAACCGTAGATGCACTGGCTGTTGTTTTATCAATCTTCTTATTCGGGCAATCCCTCTCAAACTGACCCTTTTGACAACAACCCTAACATTCAGCATCCTTCCTACTCACCTTTTTCCTAGACTTTGACCTAACTACTGATTTGCCTCTCTCTTTGGCTCGAGCGACCTCTAACCGTCAAACCCTCACCGTGGTCCTCTTTCTCACCattgttgatatggtttcttaATTCATCCGAATTCAATGCATGTCTTACCATCTGTAACGTGACCACTTCCTTAATATACATCATTGAATTAACTACGTCTTTGTACGCCGATGATGATGAAAACAGTAGAGTACACGCTAGTTCTTCATCTCCCACTTTAATATCAGCGTGAGTAAGATCCATAGCCAATTTATTAAAAGCATCAAGATAATCCTGCAAAGTTGTACCCGTTTTCATCTTGAAGGTGTGTAAACGCTGCCTTAACAACATTCTAGTTGTTATGGATTTATTTTAGTAGatatcttcaagtttcttccCCAAATTCGCAGCTGTTTTCTCGGTAATGACTTTACATAACACACTGTCTGATAAGGATAATTGAATTGTGTTAAACGCATCCATCTCAATCTTCTACTTCTCGGCCTCTTTTGTATTTTCGGGATACGAGTCGCCCAAAGCATAGGCTGATCCTTCTTCTCCGTAACAACGCTAAGATATCGATCTTCCAAATGTTGAAGTTACTACTTCGCCCATCAAAACTCACTACCTCGAACTTCATAGATGTCATAGTGTCCTCGTCTCCTAGATCTCACGACCTGTAGgcttctgataccaattgttagtgCGGAAATgataaaaacacagtaattaacgtgattcggatcgatgtgatcctagtccaTGAAGAACGGCTagcacttttattaatatcaagggagaaagtaagttaaaagattgaatactcttaggttttatgttctgtcctacttaataaatcttagctagcatgtatttatactaataggtctaatcctttcctagaaaggatctaaatcccaataacactcaccaacaaagaaaaaaaaatccttttatttctttcctctTTTGAGTAGGATtggcttgaatatcttctcaacttcacaaaATGTTATGGTATGCTTACAACCCAAAGAATCAAAACAAAATTACTCCTATTTTTTTTCTTACATTAGTCAGTCACTacaagaaagaaaatatttaccAACAAAATTTTTTATTGCCATAGtattgactattgttgcaaaaaagtactttttggcaacaaaaatttTTGTTGTTGCATAAATTTTTCCCATCGGCTGTTATTGTAACAACATGGAATAACTTCTTTAttgttgtcaaaagtacttttttgcaacaatagtcaatatatggcaacaaattaaattgtttggcaacaaaaaaagttcatttttaaAAGTTTCATCATATATGCTAATAATAAAACTAAGTTATTGTCAAATATTAAATTTTGTCAAtaatattatttttgttgccaaagagttGTTGCCATTTCTGTAGTTTTTTGTAGTGCGTATGTATTCAATCTTTGTCACAATTGAACCAGAGTTATACTGGTATAAGCTTCTGCACTGGCATATTCATCTACAGAAACAAATTATTTTGGTTGTTTGCTTCTCTTTGCGGGATGAATTTATTTTTGGATTTTTAAATGAGAAAAAAGAGATACAgacacatatttatttatttattattgtgtAGAGACATAATTAATTTCAAATGAAACACAGTACAATCCTATGACAAATTCAAATAATAGGGATTTTTGAGAATTGTGCTTTCAATTTTTTTATAAGACAAAAGAACTTATACATAGATAGAGAGTGCTTAATATTCTCCACAAAATATCAACACTACTATATGCAATCTACGCAACAAAATTACTTAATAAATTTTTTTTGAGATATCCTTTGGACAAAATAGGGAGTTTCTAGAGTTCAAAAATTTAGTTGCGCTTGAGTGGACATTAAGAGACTTCTAAAAGTTGAAGAACTTAAGGATACTTGAGTGTATTTATGGATAGATCGTCATAATATTATTCAATTGGGGCGACGCAGCAGCTTACTCAAGAGACCTTCCATAATGCGCTTCAAATTGAGATTTGCATTCTTAATCTCTATTTAATTTACTTTTATGTTTTCTTAAACGTTCATTAATTTGGTTAACCCTTTATCACTTTGCTTAACCACTATGTAAATATAATAACCATTTCTAAACAACCAAAACAAGTGAATAATGCCGGAGTTCTGGGCAGGGGTGTCAATGGTATGGTTCGGGtgattattttataaaatttataccgtCCCAATTTTTTAGTTATTTcattttgtagaaccaaaattagacttttcgaaaCCGTTCCATCATGTCGGTTTCTCTTTGGTATCGGTACAGTTCGGTTAagtttcggttttttttttaaaggaacaTCATATTATAGTCACTAGTAAAAGTTAAGACACAATATCATACATACTTCTATATGACTTTGACAAAATTCTCTAGATATTTTTACTGATTAAAACGTaatgaatcaagaaaacatgaaagaaGACAAGAATAGAGCTTGATACCACTATTTTACAGTAGTGTAAAATAATGTTAagcaaaaataaatatattttaggTCGCACGAGGGGGAAAAATCAATAAAGATGAGACCAAGAACTGAGACTACTATGATTGAGTATCCACTAAGAGAATTTAAAATCATACGAGAgaaaagatatctaatactttgtaGCTTTCTATCCAAGATCGTTGGAATACCTTGTAGCTTACTAGTTACTACTCGAGATACTAGAAATAATTTAAGTTCAATAGGAGTAGTATAATATGTTTCAGAGTTGGGTGTTAATTATGTTGCCGGCTTGTAGTCATTTTCATCATCCCAAACTCAAGgcgaaaattttaatattttattgtatgtaaatttaatatataaaatatattttagatatatacacttattcggttcggttcggtttttttcggtttattttataaaattaaaaatcaatctaattattcggtacggttataaattgaaataaaaaccgtcagttttattaaaaaaaacctAAAAATCGGTTTGGTACGATACGATTCGGTCGGTTATGTCGattttttgaaaaccattgaAACCAAAACTTCTGGGAGTATGTATGAATAAAGATGCTATTACAAGTCAAGAAGCTGTAAGTATTTGTATTTTTAATACGTAACAACAGTTATTCTTTATTTCGCTTATGGATTTTTCATGGTGTTCCAACACAATCGATATCTTAATTAAACTAAATTATATTCTGAGAGTTTAATTTCTCGAGTACGTTTTTAATTTTAGCCACGACCAGAGCTATTCCAGCAGGAGCTTGAGGTAGCTACCCAAAATTATGATCTAGCTGAAGAATGTATAAATACAAACTATTATGGGCCAAAATTGATGACACAAGAATTATTACCTCTACTTCAATTATCCGATTCACCACGTATTGTCAATGTCTCCTCTGAGATTGGAATGTTGGAGGTAATTCATCTAATTAAATTCCAACTATTCTTAGGGGCGAAATTAGGGGTGGACATGGTACGCTATTTGAAATTTCGGTACGGTAATTTCGATTTTC carries:
- the LOC132638404 gene encoding (+)-neomenthol dehydrogenase-like → MSEAPNFRATERIAVVTGGNRGIGLEICRQLASKGVVVILTARDENKGAEAIDTLMDSGLSNYYVNFHQLNITDPSSIALFKDFVKARFGKLDILVFPLTICGNDKNTVINPRPELFQQELEVATQNYDLAEECINTNYYGPKLMTQELLPLLQLSDSPRIVNVSSEIGMLESVRNEWAIGMLSDSANLTEDKVDDVLNNFLKDFKEGLLETKNWPLIISAYTLSKAATDAYTRKLAKKYPSFLVNRVCPGFVKTDMTCNQGTLSVEEGAESPVWLALLPKGGQSGKCFTRKEVLPF